In the genome of Sphingomonas alpina, the window CGGCGTCGGATTCGCCTGGGTCGTCATACGTACCTGGTTCAGCACGCGTGCATTGATTCCGACCGTCTGCGCCGTCGCCGGAATGGCGGTCATGGCCAGCAACGAGGTCGCCATCAGGGGGGCGATCGAATTGATATATCGGGTCATCTTTCCGCTCCCTCAGTGGCCGAAGTTGTAGATCAGGCGAAGTTCGGCCCCGACACTGTCATAATCGCGAATGAGGCTGGCAGCGTTGTAGTTGCGCCGCGTGTAACTCGCCGCGCCCTCGATCGCGAAGCCGCTGTCGCCGATCGGCACGCCGATCGCACCACGTGCGAAATAGCGCGTCTCGATCCGGTCGGGGATGAGCGGGGCGTTACGGTAATTCACATGGCGCACGATCGCGCTCAGCGCAGCATAGGTGCCGTTGGCGACGATCGGCGTGCGCAGGCCGAGATAGCCGCGAAATCCGCGATAGCCGAGGACATGCGTGTCGGCGTCTTTCAACTCATAGGCTGCGCCGACGACATAGCTGGTGCCTGTCCCCGGCCGACCCTGATATTCCAGTGCCAGATCATAGCGTCCACCGTCGCGCGAATACGCGGGCAGGGCGAAATTATAGTCCTGCTTCACCGCCTCGCCGCGCAGTGCGACGCGGCCGGTTTCGGCGACCCGCGCCGTCAACTCTGCCTGCCCGCCATATTCTGTGACGTAGGGCGATCCCGCAATGCGGCCATGGCGCAGCACGCCGCCGAACGACGCGCCGATTGCCTCGCCCTGATAGCCATAGCCGAGCCAGGCGCTGCCGAACTGATAGTCGAATCCGGGACCAGAGATGGGGTTGTTGGTCTGCGCCGCCAAGCCGTAATAAACATGGCCATTGCCGCCGAGCGGTGCATGCCCGTCGATGCTGGCCGAGGCAGTGAAGGACAGGCCGTCGTCGCTCAGGTCGATGGCGCCGGGCAGATCGAACTGGTTGGCGACCGCGCCGTAAGCGTCGCTATTATAAGCGATGCCGGTCGACAGTTCGACCGAGAGCCGGCTCGGCCGGTGGTTGCCGTCGATCGCGGCGGGGCGGGGTAGGGCGCCGCATGCCTGTTGTATCTCGGCCCAGCCGGTGTCCGACAAGGTCGCGCCATCGAGCTTGGCGAGTTCAACCCCTGCGCGCTGGCGGTCGTCGAGTCGGCACAGGATCGTGATGTAATAGCGCCGGACATCGGCGGATTCATCAGAGGGTTCGGCGAGCAACGCGCCCTCCAGCGTCGCTGCGGCGCCGAGCAGGTCGCCGGCATCCGCCTGGCCGCGTGCTGCCGCCAACGTGCCGGCAGGGCTCGCGGATGAATCGATCAGCGCGTCGATCTCGGTTTCGGGCGATGATTGGGCAAGAGCGGGCCCGACTGCGGCAACAAGCAAGGTTCCGCCGATCACGCTCGCACGCAAGCTCCTGAAAAAGAAGCCATTATTCATCATATCCCCCATTTGAGGCGTCCTTGCGCGCTATATGCAGCAACGGAAAAGAGCTGGCCCTGCAGCCAGCGGACCGGCGGCCATTATGGCCGTTCCAGTCCAAGCGCCCTGTCACGACGATACGCCTAGCGGCAAAGTCCGTAAAGATTGGTGGACGAATATCGTTACGCAGTCGATCCGGCTTGGCCGGGAGCGGTTTCCGGCCGGTCAGGTGAAGGGCTTGTTGCGCTCGGCGAATTCCCGGATCGCCCAGTCGAGGAAAACGCGGACGCGCGGCGAGAGCTGGCGATTGCGTGGGTATAGCAACGAGACCGGGACCGATGGAGGAGGCGTGTCGCTCAGCAATGCGATCAACGATCCGCGGCGTAGATCCTCTGCGATATGGAAGAGCGGCATCTGCGCCAGGCCATGGCCGAGCCGGGTGGCTGCTAGATAGCTTTCCGGACCGGTAACCGACATGATCGCGGGCAGCGGCGCGCTTTGCACATCGGGCCCGATCACGAATTCAAGCGGCCTCAGGCTGCCGGTGGTCAGTGAGCGCAGACCGACCATGCGGTGGCCGTCCAGCATGTCGATCGACTCCGGCAGTCCGAAACGGTCGAGATAATCGGGCGACGCGCAGGTATGGCGGGCAAGCGTGCCGGCGGCACGCGCGATCATATCGCTGTCCGGCAATTTACCGAAGCGCAGCACGCAATCCACGCCCTCCTGCACGATGTCGACCCAACGGTCGCTTTCGCTCATCACCAGCTCGATATCGGGATAGCGCGCGAAGAAATCGGACAGCCCCGGCATCAGGAAATGCCGCGCCAGCGTACCCTGGACGTCGATGCGCAATGTTCCCTTGGGCAAGGTGCTGCCAAATGCGCCTTCGGCATCCTCGATATCGTCGATGATCGAGAGACAGCGGCGGTAATAGGCCTCGCCGTCGAGCGTCGGGCGCACCACGCGGGTGGTGCGCTGGAGCAGGCGGACGCCGAGCCGTTCCTCCAGGCGCCGGATCACTTGCGTCACGGTCGATCGAGGCACGCCGATATCGTACGCGGCGGCGGTGAAGCTGCGCCGCTCCACGATGCGGACAAAGAGCTGCATGGCATCAAGCCGGTCCATCAGATTCTCATTGTTCTAATATTTGGAATAGTGATGCCGATTATAGGCTGATTATCTTTGTGAGGGCGAGGTCCAAATAGCCTCCATGCCCTGCCGCGGTGGCGGGACACGACAAGGGAGACAGCAAATGACTCAATTCAATGACAAGGTCGCAATCGTCACCGGTGCCTCGCGGGGCATCGGCGCTGCGATCGCCGAGCGGCTCGCGGCCGACGGCTTCACTGTGCTGGTCAATTTCGCCGGTAGCGCGGCTGCAGCGGAAGCGTTGGTTGGCAAGATCGAAAGCGCTGGCGGTCGCGCCGTGACCGCCCAGGCTGATATCAGCGACCCCAATGCGGTGGCACGGATGTTCGATGCAGCGGGGGCGGCCTATGGCGGCGTCGATGTCCTGGTCAACAATGCCGGCATCATGACCCTCGCGCCGCTCGCCGACAGTGACGACGCCCTGTTCGACACCCAGATCGCGATCAATCTGAAGGGCAGTTTCAACATGCTGCGCCAGGCCGCCCGGCGACTGCGCGACGGCGGGCGGATCGTCAATCTCTCGTCGAGCGTGGTCGGCCTCTATCAGCCGGGTTACGCCGTCTATGCCGCGACCAAGGCCGGTGTCGAGGCAATGACTCATGTGCTGGCCAAGGAACTGCGCGGCCGGAATATCACGGTCAACAGCGTGGCTCCGGGGCCGACCGCAACCAGCCTGTTCCTCGACGGCAAGCCGCAGGAAGTGATCGACCGGCTGGCCAAGCTCGCGCCGCTCGAACGCCTCGGCCAGCCCGACGACATCGCCGCCGCCATATCCTTCCTCGCCGGTCCCGACGGAGCGTGGATCAACGGCCAGATCCTGCGCGCCAATGGCGGCATCATCTGATCCTCACAATCACATCAATTTTTCAATCTCTTGAAGGAGCATATATCATGACCAAGACCATCATCGTCACCGGCGCGTCCAGCGGCTTTGGCCGTCTCGCCGCCGAGGCCCTCGCACTCGCCGGGCACATTGTTTACGCTTCAATGCGCGAAACCACTGGCCGCAATGCGGTCGAGGTGGAGAAGGTCGCCGCTTTCTCGAAGCAGCATGGCGTCGATCTGCGGAGCGTCGAACTCGATGTCCAGTCACAGGACTCGGTCGACGCCGGTATCGCTCAGGTGATTGCCGAAACCGGCCGGATCGATGTGCTGATCCACAATGCCGGCCATATGTCGTCGGGTCCGGCCGAGGCGTTCACGGCCGAGCAGTTCGCTCAGCTCTACGATATCAATGTGCTGAGCGCACAGCGGGTGAACCGCGCGGCCTTGCCGCATATGCGCGCGCAGCAGCAGGGTCTGCTCGTCTGGATCTCGTCGAGCAGCTCGGCTGGTGGCACGCCGCCCTATCTCGCGCCCTATTTCGCCGCCAAGGCGGCAATGGATGCGATGGCGGTGCAATATGCCCGCGAATTGTCGCGCTGGGGCATAGAGACCTCGATCATCGTGCCCGGCGCCTTTACCGGCGGCACCAACCATTTCGCCCACGCCGGCCACCCCGCCGATACAGCACGTGCGGCTGAATATGATGCCGGGCCCTATGCCGGTTTCCCGGCACAGCTGGAAAAGGCGTTCGGTGCGATCGTACCGCCTGATGCCGATGCCGGGTCGGTTGCCACCGCGATCGTCGATGTGGTGGACATGGATTTCGGCAAGCGCCCGTTCCGCGTCCATATCGACCCGACCCAGGACGGCGCCGATGTCGGCTTCACCGTGCTTGACCGGCTGCGGGCCGAGATGCTGCACCGTGTTGGCCTGTCCGACCTGTTGAAGCCGAGAGTGTTGGTCTGATCCCTGCTCGATCGCATGTCGGTCCCGGAGCGCTCTGCGTTTTCCGGGACCGATGCGTTTTATCGATAGCCCGTCACGTCGGCGGGTTTGCCGGCGTCCTGCACCTCAACGACATAGGGCCAGGCGTCGGGGCGCGAGCCGTCGAGGTCGGTGAAGCCATACACCTTGGCCAATTGGCCACTGGTCAGCGACTGGCCGTTCCACCGTGCCCGGTCCGGATCTGCGGCCAATGCCGCGGCTGCACGTCCGACGAAGCGCGGGGTTTCGGAAATGGCGAAGTGCGGCACTGTAGCCAGCGCATCGCGCCAATTCTCCTCACGCACACCGAATGTTTCGAGCATTAGTTCCGACCGCAGCCAGCCGGGCGAGAGCGACACGGATGTGGCGTCATGACGGACCAAGTCCTGGGCATGCGACCAGCCCATACGGTTCACCGACACCTTGGCGAGGTCATAGAATGGATTGATGCGGTAATGACCGGCATTATAGTCCGCCGGTCCGTCGGTGACCTCGATCAGCAATCCGCCGGGCTGCTCGATCATCAGCGCGAGGGCGTGGTGCGCAGTGATCAAATGCGTCTCGACCTGCAGCCGCAACAGGCGCAGCCCCTTGTCGAGATCATGCTCCCATACCGGCTTGTTCCATTCCATCAGGATCTCGCCGCCCCAGATGTCATTGACCAGAATATCGAGCCGCCCCTGTTCGGCGCGGATCCGTGCAACCACCTCGCGCACCTGATCGGACACCAGATGGTCGGCCTGTATGGCGATGCCGGTACCGCCGAGCGCCGTGACGAGTTCGGCGGTTTCCTCGATTGTCTCGGGTCGATCGTAATCGGAACGCTGTGTCCGCGTGGAACGCCCCGTCACATAGACCGTCGTTCCAGCCGCACCAAGCTCGGCAGCGATGCCACGCCCGGCACCGCGAGTTGCGCCCGCCACCAGTGCCACTTTTCCTGTCAACTGCATGCCAGATCCTGCTCCGACTCGTCTTGTGTCTGTCCAGCTTCCAATATATAAACGAATATTCATTTATAAACGACCGGGCAAGATGCCAAGACCGAAAACCACCACCGACGAAGCGATTTTCGCGCATGCCCTGGTGCTGATGCAGGAACGCGGATCGGAGGCTCTGACCTTTGCCGCATTGGCCGAACGGAGCGGATTGGCGGGGTCGACCCTAGTGCAGCGTTTCGGCAGCAAGCCGAAGCTGATCCATGCCGCGATGCTTCACGCCTGGGACGGGTTCGAACTGCT includes:
- a CDS encoding LysR family transcriptional regulator codes for the protein MDRLDAMQLFVRIVERRSFTAAAYDIGVPRSTVTQVIRRLEERLGVRLLQRTTRVVRPTLDGEAYYRRCLSIIDDIEDAEGAFGSTLPKGTLRIDVQGTLARHFLMPGLSDFFARYPDIELVMSESDRWVDIVQEGVDCVLRFGKLPDSDMIARAAGTLARHTCASPDYLDRFGLPESIDMLDGHRMVGLRSLTTGSLRPLEFVIGPDVQSAPLPAIMSVTGPESYLAATRLGHGLAQMPLFHIAEDLRRGSLIALLSDTPPPSVPVSLLYPRNRQLSPRVRVFLDWAIREFAERNKPFT
- a CDS encoding SDR family oxidoreductase → MTQFNDKVAIVTGASRGIGAAIAERLAADGFTVLVNFAGSAAAAEALVGKIESAGGRAVTAQADISDPNAVARMFDAAGAAYGGVDVLVNNAGIMTLAPLADSDDALFDTQIAINLKGSFNMLRQAARRLRDGGRIVNLSSSVVGLYQPGYAVYAATKAGVEAMTHVLAKELRGRNITVNSVAPGPTATSLFLDGKPQEVIDRLAKLAPLERLGQPDDIAAAISFLAGPDGAWINGQILRANGGII
- a CDS encoding SDR family NAD(P)-dependent oxidoreductase; the encoded protein is MTKTIIVTGASSGFGRLAAEALALAGHIVYASMRETTGRNAVEVEKVAAFSKQHGVDLRSVELDVQSQDSVDAGIAQVIAETGRIDVLIHNAGHMSSGPAEAFTAEQFAQLYDINVLSAQRVNRAALPHMRAQQQGLLVWISSSSSAGGTPPYLAPYFAAKAAMDAMAVQYARELSRWGIETSIIVPGAFTGGTNHFAHAGHPADTARAAEYDAGPYAGFPAQLEKAFGAIVPPDADAGSVATAIVDVVDMDFGKRPFRVHIDPTQDGADVGFTVLDRLRAEMLHRVGLSDLLKPRVLV
- a CDS encoding SDR family oxidoreductase, encoding MQLTGKVALVAGATRGAGRGIAAELGAAGTTVYVTGRSTRTQRSDYDRPETIEETAELVTALGGTGIAIQADHLVSDQVREVVARIRAEQGRLDILVNDIWGGEILMEWNKPVWEHDLDKGLRLLRLQVETHLITAHHALALMIEQPGGLLIEVTDGPADYNAGHYRINPFYDLAKVSVNRMGWSHAQDLVRHDATSVSLSPGWLRSELMLETFGVREENWRDALATVPHFAISETPRFVGRAAAALAADPDRARWNGQSLTSGQLAKVYGFTDLDGSRPDAWPYVVEVQDAGKPADVTGYR